The following proteins are encoded in a genomic region of Triticum dicoccoides isolate Atlit2015 ecotype Zavitan chromosome 1B, WEW_v2.0, whole genome shotgun sequence:
- the LOC119307397 gene encoding uncharacterized protein LOC119307397: protein MKNTKLVAILVLQDILVMGILAHVNANYFPICCNECRSFSGVVICDDAHPQCPKGCSTCSPVQTGSVKMLQCADMRSTINGTRDPRCKKN from the exons ATGAAGAACACCAAGCTCGTGGCAattcttgttctccaagacatccTAGTCATGGGAATCCTTGCACATGTGAATG CCAACTACTTCCCCATATGTTGCAACGAATGCAGGTCCTTCTCAGGGGTGGTCATCTGTGACGACGCCCATCCTCAGTGCCCCAAGGGCTGCTCCACATGCAGCCCGGTGCAGACGGGCAGTGTCAAGATGTTGCAGTGCGCCGACATGCGCTCCACCATCAATGGCACACGCGATCCACGCTGCAAGAAGAACTAA